Proteins encoded together in one Vibrio hippocampi window:
- the gpsA gene encoding NAD(P)H-dependent glycerol-3-phosphate dehydrogenase has product MNNSYGKDIAMTVIGAGSYGTSLAISLARNGENVVIWGHESEHMERLEADRANHEFLPGIDFPESLIVESDLKAAVEANRDLLIVVPSHVFGIVLNSIKPHLREDSRICWATKGLEPETGRLLKEVAQDILGDSYPLAVLSGPTFAKELAMGMPTAIAVASPDKEFVADLQDKIHCSKSFRVYANDDFIGMQLGGAVKNVIAIGAGMSDGIGFGANARTALITRGLAEMTRLGMALGAKPDTFMGMAGLGDLVLTCTDNQSRNRRFGLALGQGKDVDIAQQEIGQVVEGYRNTKEVWLLSQRVGVEMPIVDQIYQVLYQQKDARLAAQDLLARDKKAEKQ; this is encoded by the coding sequence ATGAACAATTCCTATGGAAAAGATATCGCGATGACGGTTATCGGTGCAGGCTCTTATGGAACGTCATTGGCCATTTCTCTCGCTCGCAACGGCGAAAACGTTGTGATCTGGGGGCATGAGTCAGAACATATGGAAAGATTAGAGGCTGACCGCGCTAACCATGAGTTCCTTCCTGGAATTGATTTTCCTGAGTCATTGATCGTTGAATCGGACTTAAAGGCTGCGGTTGAAGCGAATCGTGATCTTTTGATTGTTGTACCAAGTCATGTGTTTGGTATCGTGTTAAACAGCATTAAGCCACACCTTAGAGAAGATAGCCGAATCTGTTGGGCAACCAAAGGATTAGAGCCAGAAACGGGACGTTTATTGAAGGAAGTTGCCCAAGATATTCTTGGTGACAGTTATCCACTGGCGGTATTGTCAGGTCCAACTTTTGCCAAAGAACTCGCGATGGGAATGCCAACGGCGATTGCCGTGGCTTCTCCCGATAAAGAATTTGTTGCCGATCTTCAAGATAAAATTCACTGTAGTAAGTCGTTCCGTGTTTATGCCAATGATGATTTCATCGGTATGCAGTTGGGTGGCGCAGTGAAAAACGTCATCGCTATTGGTGCAGGTATGTCTGATGGTATTGGCTTTGGTGCCAATGCGCGTACGGCGTTGATTACTCGTGGCTTGGCAGAAATGACGCGTCTTGGAATGGCGTTGGGCGCTAAGCCTGATACCTTTATGGGTATGGCAGGACTCGGTGATCTAGTCTTAACTTGTACCGACAACCAATCAAGAAACCGTCGATTTGGTCTTGCTTTAGGTCAAGGGAAAGACGTTGATATTGCACAGCAAGAGATAGGTCAAGTGGTGGAAGGCTATCGCAACACCAAAGAAGTTTGGCTGCTTTCTCAGCGAGTTGGGGTTGAAATGCCAATTGTTGACCAAATCTATCAAGTACTGTATCAACAGAAAGACGCAAGACTTGCCGCGCAAGATCTATTAGCAAGGGATAAAAAAGCAGAGAAGCAGTAA
- a CDS encoding murein hydrolase activator EnvC family protein, whose amino-acid sequence MPSDCKHSRFSAFVLSIVLSTGIGYSSLVNAANQSELTGVKTEIKRQQKELATQQKELDKLQKSLREQEVGIANIQKAIKNTEQKLQQSNRNIDAINKKISTLSQQKIAQQTLLAELISTYYIAQNSSSAENIFNSEPDEQRMSQYYQHLAKARTETLKQLSETEKQLLESQQARQAEKNQIANLLEQQKKDQTTLASSRSNRKSTVKKITSNISNDKSYLAELQRNETRLKAEIAKAAKRNQVPMNGLAKQKGKLPWPVKGQVLHRFGTKQTGHVDWKGMVIKADYGDTIKSVYSGTVVFADYLRGYGLVVLLDHGKGDMTLYGFNQTLLKKEGDKVIAGETIALAGDTGGQSTASLYFEIRRNSRVQNPVNWLKR is encoded by the coding sequence ATGCCCTCTGATTGTAAACATTCTCGTTTTTCTGCTTTCGTGCTCAGCATTGTCCTATCGACAGGTATCGGCTACTCATCATTAGTGAACGCAGCGAACCAATCCGAACTGACTGGCGTAAAAACCGAAATTAAACGCCAACAAAAAGAGCTCGCCACACAACAGAAAGAACTGGATAAACTGCAAAAGTCGTTAAGAGAGCAAGAAGTTGGCATTGCCAACATTCAAAAAGCGATCAAAAACACCGAACAAAAGCTGCAACAAAGCAACCGAAACATTGATGCGATCAACAAAAAAATCAGCACCTTATCTCAGCAAAAAATCGCACAACAAACCTTATTAGCTGAACTGATCAGTACCTACTATATTGCTCAAAACTCGTCATCTGCGGAAAATATTTTCAATTCAGAACCCGATGAGCAACGAATGAGCCAGTATTATCAACACTTGGCAAAAGCGAGAACAGAAACCCTAAAACAGCTTTCAGAAACGGAAAAACAATTACTGGAAAGCCAGCAAGCACGACAAGCAGAAAAAAACCAGATCGCAAACTTGCTTGAGCAGCAAAAGAAAGATCAAACAACCCTTGCCAGCAGTCGCTCCAACCGAAAAAGTACGGTTAAAAAAATCACGTCTAACATATCGAATGACAAAAGCTACTTGGCTGAATTGCAGCGCAATGAGACACGCTTAAAAGCCGAGATAGCAAAAGCGGCCAAGCGTAACCAAGTGCCGATGAATGGATTGGCAAAACAAAAAGGCAAACTGCCATGGCCGGTGAAAGGACAAGTATTACACCGTTTTGGCACCAAACAGACAGGTCATGTGGACTGGAAAGGTATGGTCATCAAGGCAGACTATGGTGACACCATAAAATCTGTCTACTCCGGTACCGTCGTATTCGCGGACTACTTGCGAGGCTACGGCTTAGTGGTGTTACTCGATCACGGTAAAGGCGATATGACCTTGTATGGTTTCAATCAAACCCTATTGAAGAAAGAAGGCGATAAAGTGATCGCGGGAGAGACCATTGCCTTAGCGGGCGACACTGGGGGACAATCCACGGCTTCACTCTATTTTGAGATCCGCCGCAACAGCCGAGTGCAAAACCCGGTTAACTGGCTAAAACGCTAG
- a CDS encoding TetR/AcrR family transcriptional regulator: protein MKTRDRIVHTALEMFNSDGERNVTTNHISSQLEISPGNLYYHFRNKQEIVREIFSLYSKELIERFSPVQGQQESLGLLKHYLDSIFTLMWKYRFFYANLPEILQRDPELHTDYINVQDRLQGNLINILKAFVDMNLLALKEKELKSLVVTLHLMAVSWLSYRSAMSPKTRITEEVVQQGMLQMINAVKPLATEKGSEQLALLEDGVKMMKSSTI, encoded by the coding sequence ATGAAAACGCGTGATCGAATTGTCCACACGGCGCTTGAAATGTTTAACTCAGATGGTGAGCGTAATGTTACGACCAATCATATTTCAAGCCAACTCGAAATCAGCCCTGGCAATCTTTACTATCACTTCCGCAATAAGCAGGAGATAGTACGAGAAATTTTCTCCCTTTATTCGAAAGAGTTGATTGAGCGCTTTTCGCCAGTTCAAGGGCAGCAAGAGAGTCTTGGACTCCTTAAGCATTACCTTGATTCCATTTTTACTTTGATGTGGAAATATCGATTTTTCTACGCCAACTTGCCCGAAATCTTACAACGTGATCCTGAGCTTCATACCGATTACATCAATGTACAAGATCGCCTTCAAGGCAACTTGATTAACATCCTTAAAGCGTTTGTGGATATGAATTTGCTCGCGCTCAAAGAGAAAGAGCTTAAAAGCTTGGTTGTGACATTGCACTTGATGGCCGTGAGTTGGCTGAGTTACCGCTCTGCAATGTCTCCAAAAACACGCATTACAGAAGAAGTGGTACAGCAGGGTATGCTTCAGATGATTAATGCGGTAAAACCGCTTGCCACCGAAAAAGGTTCCGAGCAACTGGCACTGTTGGAAGATGGTGTCAAAATGATGAAAAGCTCAACCATCTAG
- the gpmM gene encoding 2,3-bisphosphoglycerate-independent phosphoglycerate mutase encodes MSAKKPMALVILDGWGYREDNASNAINNAKTPVMDSLWANNPHTLISASGMDVGLPDGQMGNSEVGHTNIGAGRVVYQDLTRITKSIADGEFNQNEALVAAIDSAVSAGKAVHLLGLMSPGGVHSHEDHIYAAVKMAAERGAEKIYLHCFLDGRDTPPRSAEGSLKRFEALFAELGKGRVASLVGRYYAMDRDNNWDRVQVAYDLLTQAKADFTVDSAVAGLEAAYAREENDEFVKATAIKAEGQEDAAMQDGDAVIFMNYRADRARQITRTFVPDFDGFERAAFPQINFVMLTQYAADIPLTTAFPPASLENTYGEWLSKAGKTQLRISETEKYAHVTFFFNGGVESEFDGEERQLVASPKVATYDLQPEMSSAELTEKMVAAIKSGKYDTIICNYPNADMVGHTGVYDAAEQAIEALDASVAKIVEAIKEVGGQMLITADHGNAEMMVDPETGGIHTAHTNLPVPLIYVGDKALEFKEGGKLSDLAPTMLSMADLEIPAEMSGEVLVK; translated from the coding sequence ATGTCAGCTAAGAAGCCAATGGCTCTAGTGATTCTTGACGGTTGGGGTTACCGTGAAGATAACGCAAGCAACGCAATCAACAATGCTAAAACACCTGTAATGGATAGCTTGTGGGCAAACAACCCGCATACGCTTATCTCTGCTTCAGGCATGGATGTTGGCCTACCCGATGGCCAAATGGGTAACTCTGAAGTGGGTCATACCAACATTGGCGCAGGTCGTGTTGTATACCAAGACCTAACACGTATTACTAAGTCTATTGCTGATGGCGAGTTCAACCAAAACGAAGCGCTTGTTGCCGCTATCGATAGCGCTGTTTCTGCTGGTAAAGCCGTTCACCTATTAGGTTTGATGTCTCCAGGTGGCGTTCACTCACACGAAGACCACATCTACGCAGCAGTAAAAATGGCAGCAGAACGTGGCGCAGAGAAAATCTACCTACACTGCTTCCTAGACGGTCGTGACACACCACCACGCAGCGCAGAAGGTTCGCTGAAACGCTTCGAAGCGCTTTTCGCTGAGCTAGGCAAAGGTCGCGTTGCTTCTCTTGTGGGTCGTTACTACGCAATGGATCGTGATAATAACTGGGATCGCGTTCAAGTTGCTTATGATCTATTAACACAAGCTAAAGCTGACTTCACTGTTGACTCTGCAGTCGCGGGTCTTGAAGCCGCTTACGCTCGTGAAGAAAACGACGAATTTGTTAAAGCAACCGCGATCAAAGCAGAAGGTCAAGAAGACGCTGCTATGCAAGATGGCGACGCGGTTATCTTTATGAACTACCGTGCTGACCGTGCGCGTCAAATCACGCGTACTTTTGTTCCTGACTTTGATGGTTTTGAGCGTGCAGCCTTCCCACAAATCAACTTCGTAATGTTGACTCAATACGCTGCTGATATTCCGCTAACAACAGCATTCCCACCGGCATCGCTAGAGAATACTTACGGTGAGTGGCTATCTAAAGCCGGTAAAACTCAGCTACGTATCTCTGAAACAGAGAAATACGCTCACGTTACTTTCTTCTTCAACGGTGGTGTTGAGTCTGAGTTTGACGGCGAAGAGCGTCAGCTTGTAGCTTCACCGAAAGTCGCCACTTACGATCTACAACCAGAAATGAGTTCAGCAGAGCTGACTGAAAAAATGGTTGCTGCGATCAAATCAGGCAAATACGACACCATCATCTGTAACTACCCGAACGCAGATATGGTTGGTCACACTGGTGTTTACGATGCCGCTGAACAAGCGATCGAAGCGCTAGACGCGAGTGTTGCTAAAATCGTTGAAGCAATTAAAGAAGTCGGCGGTCAAATGCTCATTACTGCTGACCACGGCAACGCAGAGATGATGGTTGACCCTGAAACAGGCGGCATCCACACAGCGCACACTAACTTACCTGTGCCGCTAATCTATGTGGGTGACAAAGCGCTTGAATTTAAAGAAGGCGGTAAGCTTTCTGATCTCGCACCAACGATGCTTTCAATGGCTGACCTAGAGATCCCAGCAGAAATGTCTGGTGAAGTTCTAGTAAAGTAA
- a CDS encoding co-chaperone GroES has translation MNIRPLHDRVIVERQEVESKSAGGIVLTGSAAEKSTRGTVLAVGNGRILENGSVQPLDVKVGDTVIFAEGYGTKTEKIDGKEVLIMSENDIMAIVE, from the coding sequence ATGAATATCCGTCCTCTACACGACCGAGTAATCGTTGAACGTCAAGAAGTTGAATCAAAATCTGCTGGCGGCATCGTTTTAACTGGTTCAGCTGCGGAAAAATCTACACGTGGTACTGTATTGGCTGTGGGTAACGGCCGTATTTTGGAAAATGGTTCAGTACAACCATTAGACGTAAAAGTAGGCGACACAGTTATCTTCGCTGAAGGCTACGGCACCAAAACTGAAAAAATTGATGGTAAAGAAGTTCTAATAATGTCTGAGAACGACATTATGGCAATCGTTGAGTAA
- a CDS encoding rhodanese-like domain-containing protein, whose amino-acid sequence MQEYLEFFQQNMIMSAVWVGLFVFLILNIIKTATAAYKEVPAALVTQMMNKESGVVVDIRAKDDFKRGHITGAVNILPSDIKEGNLPSLENRKSDPIIVVCKTGQTAQESANLLAKAGFEKVFLLKDGIVGWKDASLPLIKGKK is encoded by the coding sequence ATGCAAGAGTATTTAGAATTTTTTCAGCAGAACATGATTATGTCGGCGGTTTGGGTCGGTCTATTTGTTTTTCTGATCTTAAACATTATCAAAACCGCAACGGCAGCTTATAAAGAAGTTCCAGCTGCATTGGTCACTCAGATGATGAATAAAGAGTCTGGTGTGGTGGTCGATATTCGCGCAAAGGATGACTTTAAGCGTGGTCATATCACCGGCGCAGTCAACATTTTGCCGTCAGATATTAAGGAAGGAAACCTACCTAGCCTTGAAAACCGTAAATCTGACCCAATCATTGTGGTATGTAAGACGGGTCAGACCGCACAAGAGAGTGCCAATCTACTAGCGAAAGCTGGATTTGAGAAAGTCTTTCTATTGAAAGATGGCATTGTCGGCTGGAAAGACGCCAGCTTGCCTCTGATCAAAGGCAAGAAATAA
- the secB gene encoding protein-export chaperone SecB has protein sequence MAEAAPQEAQQNFAIQRIFLKDVSFEAPNSPDMFQKDWNPDVKLDLDTQSRELGQGVYEVVLRLTVTVKNADDTAFLCEVQQGGIFTAEQMEQGQLAHCLGAFCPNILFPYARETISSLVTKGTFPQLNLAPVNFDALFMNYLQQQAQQEGQAEA, from the coding sequence ATGGCTGAAGCAGCTCCGCAAGAAGCACAACAGAACTTCGCAATTCAACGCATCTTTCTAAAAGATGTCTCTTTTGAAGCGCCAAACTCTCCAGATATGTTCCAAAAAGATTGGAACCCAGATGTAAAACTGGATCTAGACACTCAAAGCCGTGAACTAGGTCAAGGCGTTTACGAAGTTGTTCTTCGTCTAACAGTAACGGTTAAAAACGCTGATGATACTGCGTTCCTATGTGAAGTTCAGCAAGGTGGTATCTTTACCGCAGAGCAGATGGAACAAGGTCAACTAGCACACTGCCTAGGTGCTTTCTGCCCGAACATCCTATTCCCTTATGCGCGTGAGACTATCTCAAGCCTAGTGACTAAGGGTACGTTCCCTCAACTAAACCTAGCGCCAGTTAACTTTGACGCTCTGTTTATGAACTACCTACAGCAGCAAGCTCAGCAAGAAGGTCAAGCGGAAGCTTAA
- the cysE gene encoding serine O-acetyltransferase, with product MKHCEKQKTWECIVKEARALSEQEPMLASFYHATIINHESLSAALSYILANKLNTASMPAMAVREVVEQAFRADPSIIDAAACDICATVNRDPAVSSYSMPLLYLKGYHALQGYRVANWLWKQGRMALATYLQNQISVACQVDIHPAAKIGKGIMLDHATGIVIGETAVVENDVSILQDVTLGGTGKECGDRHPKIREGVMIGAGAKVLGNIEVGVGAKIASCSVVLQPVPAHTTAAGVPAKIVGRPKSDMPSLDMDQQFNGKSKTFIGGDGI from the coding sequence ATGAAGCATTGCGAGAAGCAGAAAACTTGGGAGTGCATCGTAAAAGAGGCTCGTGCACTCTCTGAACAAGAGCCTATGCTGGCCAGTTTTTACCACGCGACGATTATTAATCATGAAAGCTTGTCGGCGGCATTGAGTTATATTCTTGCCAATAAGCTCAATACGGCTTCGATGCCAGCAATGGCAGTACGAGAAGTGGTAGAGCAAGCTTTCCGCGCCGATCCAAGCATCATTGATGCCGCGGCTTGCGATATCTGCGCGACGGTAAATCGTGACCCTGCGGTTTCTAGCTACTCTATGCCCCTGCTTTACCTTAAAGGTTACCACGCACTGCAAGGTTATCGTGTTGCCAACTGGTTATGGAAACAGGGACGCATGGCGCTTGCCACGTATCTACAGAACCAAATATCGGTCGCTTGTCAGGTCGATATTCATCCGGCAGCAAAAATCGGCAAGGGCATCATGCTGGACCATGCGACCGGTATTGTCATTGGTGAAACGGCGGTGGTCGAAAATGATGTATCTATCCTGCAAGATGTGACGCTAGGAGGTACTGGTAAAGAGTGCGGAGATCGTCACCCTAAAATCCGTGAAGGGGTCATGATTGGTGCGGGCGCTAAAGTGCTTGGCAATATTGAAGTGGGTGTCGGCGCTAAGATTGCTTCCTGCTCGGTGGTCCTTCAACCTGTTCCAGCGCATACTACCGCCGCGGGTGTGCCCGCTAAAATTGTTGGTCGACCGAAATCGGATATGCCTTCGTTGGATATGGATCAGCAATTTAATGGTAAATCAAAAACCTTTATCGGTGGTGATGGGATCTAG
- a CDS encoding MATE family efflux transporter produces MHDKHGLLSAPIALVLRQMTVPMVFGMIAILAFNLVDTFFISLLGTDALAAVSFTFPVTFSVNCITMGIGIGLSTNIGRSLGEHDIDTAKRLTTHGLMLAVTLVLVASVIGLLTISPLFTLLGADQTTLPLIQQYMQVWYLAVPLLVVPMAGNSAIRATGDTKTPAKIMMLSGLINGILDPLLIFGIGPFPEMGIQGAALASGVAWSIALVFSLYILAKREQLLGLFSVLKIIGDWGAILKIGLPSALSSAMAPISGAILMKLLSVHGTIAVAAFGAAQRVEAVLILVLISLSSALTPFMAQNFGAKNRNRSFSALFLSMRFSVLFQLLVFVMMVPLSHPISLMFSQEQAVRDILWLYLITVPLSYGCLGIMMMLGSGLNALHQPSKAFLWSLLRLFVFTLPAAFVGGHFYGIQGIFIGVTGGNIAGGVMAYLYAKKLSKHLLSKHL; encoded by the coding sequence ATGCACGACAAACACGGATTACTCTCGGCTCCCATCGCTCTAGTTTTGCGTCAAATGACGGTGCCTATGGTGTTTGGCATGATTGCCATTCTCGCCTTTAACTTAGTCGATACCTTTTTTATCTCATTACTCGGCACGGACGCACTCGCTGCGGTTAGCTTTACTTTCCCTGTCACCTTCTCGGTTAACTGTATCACTATGGGAATAGGCATTGGGCTTTCGACCAATATTGGGCGCTCTCTCGGTGAACATGATATCGATACGGCAAAGCGCCTAACCACACATGGTCTCATGCTGGCCGTCACTCTCGTGCTTGTCGCCTCTGTCATCGGCCTATTGACCATTTCACCTCTATTCACCCTGTTAGGTGCCGATCAAACTACCCTGCCATTAATCCAGCAATATATGCAGGTTTGGTATCTTGCCGTGCCGTTACTCGTCGTGCCGATGGCGGGCAATAGCGCTATTCGTGCCACTGGAGACACGAAGACCCCGGCAAAAATCATGATGCTGTCGGGTTTAATCAACGGTATTCTTGATCCCCTGCTTATCTTTGGTATTGGACCTTTTCCTGAAATGGGTATCCAAGGCGCAGCGTTAGCAAGTGGGGTTGCGTGGAGTATTGCCTTAGTGTTCTCCCTGTACATTCTCGCCAAAAGAGAGCAGCTACTCGGTCTATTCTCCGTACTCAAAATCATTGGCGATTGGGGAGCAATATTAAAAATTGGCTTACCCTCCGCTCTATCCTCCGCCATGGCGCCGATTTCTGGCGCCATCCTCATGAAGCTGTTATCGGTTCACGGCACCATCGCCGTCGCAGCCTTTGGGGCAGCGCAGCGCGTTGAAGCCGTATTGATCTTGGTGTTAATTTCACTGAGTTCCGCATTGACGCCTTTTATGGCACAGAATTTTGGTGCTAAGAATAGAAACCGCAGCTTCTCAGCGCTTTTTTTAAGTATGCGCTTCTCGGTGCTATTTCAGCTATTAGTGTTTGTGATGATGGTGCCACTGAGCCATCCTATATCGCTTATGTTTTCTCAAGAACAAGCGGTTAGGGACATCTTATGGCTCTACCTAATTACGGTGCCGTTAAGCTATGGATGTTTAGGTATCATGATGATGCTGGGGAGTGGATTGAACGCTTTGCATCAACCCAGTAAAGCGTTTTTATGGAGTCTGTTGAGGCTATTTGTTTTCACCCTGCCTGCCGCATTTGTGGGAGGTCACTTCTACGGCATACAGGGGATATTTATCGGGGTTACTGGCGGGAATATTGCCGGCGGTGTGATGGCCTACTTATACGCCAAGAAATTATCTAAGCATCTATTATCTAAACACCTATAG
- the groL gene encoding chaperonin GroEL (60 kDa chaperone family; promotes refolding of misfolded polypeptides especially under stressful conditions; forms two stacked rings of heptamers to form a barrel-shaped 14mer; ends can be capped by GroES; misfolded proteins enter the barrel where they are refolded when GroES binds), with the protein MAAKDVKFGNDARIKMLEGVNVLADAVKVTLGPKGRNVVLDKSFGAPTITKDGVSVAREIELEDKFQNMGAQMVKEVASQANDAAGDGTTTATVLAQSIIAEGLKAVAAGMNPMDLKRGIDKAVIAAVEELKALSVPCADTKAIAQVGTISANSDESVGNIIAEAMEKVGRDGVITVEEGQALQDELDVVEGMQFDRGYLSPYFVNNQEAGSVELDNPFILLIDKKVSNIRELLPTLEAVAKASRPLLIIAEDVEGEALATLVVNNMRGIVKVAAVKAPGFGDRRKAMLQDIAILTGGTVISEEIGLDLEKVTLEDLGQAKRVAITKENSTIIDGAGEEAAIQGRVVQIRQQIEEATSDYDKEKLQERVAKLAGGVAVIKVGAATEVEMKEKKDRVEDALHATRAAVEEGVVAGGGVALIRAASKVVGLEGANEEQNVGIRVALRAMEAPLRQITANAGDEESVVANNVKAGEGSYGYNAATGEYGDMLEMGILDPTKVTRSALQFAASVAGLMITTEAMVTDAPQKDAPAMPDMGGMGGMPGMM; encoded by the coding sequence ATGGCTGCTAAAGACGTTAAATTTGGTAACGACGCACGAATTAAGATGCTAGAAGGCGTAAACGTCCTAGCTGATGCAGTAAAAGTCACCCTTGGTCCTAAAGGCCGCAACGTAGTGCTAGATAAATCTTTTGGCGCTCCAACCATCACTAAAGATGGTGTTTCTGTTGCTCGCGAAATTGAACTCGAAGACAAGTTCCAAAACATGGGCGCGCAGATGGTTAAAGAAGTGGCATCTCAAGCGAACGATGCTGCTGGTGACGGTACCACAACAGCAACCGTACTTGCGCAATCTATTATTGCTGAAGGTCTAAAAGCGGTTGCTGCGGGTATGAACCCAATGGATCTTAAGCGCGGTATCGACAAAGCTGTGATTGCTGCTGTTGAAGAACTAAAAGCACTATCTGTTCCATGTGCAGATACTAAAGCTATTGCACAGGTAGGTACTATTTCTGCGAACTCAGACGAGAGCGTGGGTAATATCATTGCAGAAGCGATGGAAAAAGTCGGTCGTGATGGTGTTATCACGGTTGAAGAAGGTCAAGCACTGCAAGATGAGCTTGATGTTGTTGAAGGTATGCAGTTCGATCGTGGCTACTTATCTCCTTACTTCGTCAACAACCAAGAAGCAGGTAGCGTTGAGCTAGATAACCCATTTATCCTACTGATCGATAAAAAAGTTTCTAACATCCGTGAATTGCTTCCAACGCTGGAAGCGGTAGCAAAAGCTTCTCGCCCACTACTGATCATTGCTGAAGATGTAGAAGGCGAAGCCCTAGCGACACTCGTTGTTAACAACATGCGTGGCATTGTTAAAGTGGCGGCAGTTAAGGCTCCAGGTTTCGGTGATCGTCGTAAAGCGATGCTACAAGATATCGCTATCCTAACTGGCGGTACGGTAATTTCTGAAGAAATCGGTCTAGATCTTGAGAAAGTAACGCTTGAAGATCTTGGTCAAGCGAAGCGTGTTGCGATCACTAAAGAAAACTCAACCATTATTGATGGTGCAGGCGAAGAAGCGGCTATTCAGGGGCGTGTTGTTCAAATTCGTCAACAGATTGAAGAAGCAACTTCTGACTATGACAAAGAGAAACTTCAAGAGCGCGTAGCTAAGCTAGCTGGCGGTGTTGCAGTAATCAAAGTCGGCGCTGCTACTGAAGTTGAAATGAAAGAGAAGAAAGACCGCGTTGAAGACGCACTTCACGCGACTCGCGCAGCCGTTGAAGAAGGTGTGGTTGCCGGTGGTGGTGTTGCACTTATCCGCGCAGCTTCTAAAGTTGTCGGTCTTGAAGGTGCAAACGAAGAGCAAAATGTGGGTATTCGCGTTGCTCTACGTGCAATGGAAGCACCACTTCGTCAAATCACAGCCAACGCGGGTGATGAAGAGTCTGTTGTTGCAAACAATGTGAAAGCAGGCGAAGGCAGCTATGGCTACAACGCGGCTACTGGTGAATACGGCGACATGCTAGAAATGGGTATCCTAGACCCAACGAAAGTAACGCGTAGCGCACTTCAGTTTGCTGCATCGGTTGCGGGTCTAATGATCACAACAGAAGCGATGGTGACTGACGCACCACAGAAAGATGCACCAGCAATGCCTGATATGGGCGGTATGGGTGGCATGCCAGGAATGATGTAA
- the zapB gene encoding cell division protein ZapB, with product MSFEVLEQLEAKIQTAVDTIALLQMEVEELKEQKTELANQAEQLKNSREELEAKNAQMQQEHSQWQERIRNLLGKMDEVE from the coding sequence ATGTCTTTTGAAGTATTAGAACAGCTAGAAGCAAAAATTCAAACTGCGGTTGACACAATCGCTCTATTGCAAATGGAAGTTGAAGAGCTTAAAGAGCAAAAAACGGAGCTTGCAAACCAAGCCGAGCAACTAAAAAACAGCCGTGAAGAGCTAGAAGCGAAAAATGCGCAGATGCAACAAGAGCATTCACAATGGCAAGAGCGTATTCGTAACCTGCTTGGCAAAATGGATGAAGTGGAATAA